In Mycteria americana isolate JAX WOST 10 ecotype Jacksonville Zoo and Gardens chromosome 3, USCA_MyAme_1.0, whole genome shotgun sequence, a single genomic region encodes these proteins:
- the CRIPT gene encoding cysteine-rich PDZ-binding protein: MVCEKCEKKLGTVITPDTWKDGARNTTESGGRKLNENKALTSKKARFDPYGKNKFAICRICKSSVHQPGSHYCQGCAYKKGICSMCGKKVLDTKNYKQTSV, translated from the exons ATGGTGTGCGAGAAGT GTGAGAAGAAACTCGGTACGGTAATTACTCCCGACACGTGGAAAGATGGTGCAAGAAACACTACAG AAAGCGGTGGCCGCAAGTTAAATGAAAACAAGGCATTGACCTCAAAGAAGGCAAG gtTTGATCCTTATGGAAAGAACAAATTTGCAATATGTCGGATTTGTAAGAGTTCTGTCCATCAGCCAGGGTCTCACTATTGTCAAGGATGTGCCTATAAAAAAG GCATCTGCTCAATGTGTGGCAAGAAGGTCTTGGATACGAAGAACTACAAGCAAACTTCTGTCTAA